Proteins from a single region of Streptococcus oralis:
- a CDS encoding acyltransferase family protein, with protein sequence MKNRIGYIDMSKGLAIILVIIGHSSFVPNNAKLLLYSFHIPLFFFLSGFTLNVRKYETFSGYCLNKVKSLVIPFFLLNSFVFLFQLFVMYPDQVLSFDILHFIKQLLISDRLHIYFQLWFLNVMFLAHVFSYFILKRRWNLSQWVIIILSLLVLVYLGQKVYEREYYLIWNIDLVPVALIFILLGVWTKNNLHQLEKYFSIYLLPIGLILTNYSSKLNYRVSGHQIVDLYYQQIGNHFLFYLAAISGIWSVLIFFKTIPESSILKSIGQKTLIYYGVHSPIVLVLVEKLVKELSTKYTGIFVNQYITTVFVVILTILGCELIVRMFRGTNFPFGIKRLGERDE encoded by the coding sequence ATGAAGAACCGAATTGGTTACATAGATATGTCTAAAGGTTTAGCAATTATATTAGTTATCATTGGACATAGTAGCTTCGTTCCAAATAATGCAAAGTTGCTTCTCTATTCATTCCACATACCGTTGTTCTTTTTCTTATCTGGTTTTACTTTGAATGTTAGAAAATACGAAACCTTCTCAGGCTATTGTTTAAATAAGGTAAAGAGTTTAGTTATTCCTTTTTTCTTGCTAAATAGTTTTGTTTTTCTGTTTCAACTTTTTGTTATGTACCCTGATCAGGTTCTGAGTTTTGATATTCTTCATTTTATAAAACAGTTACTGATTTCAGACCGTTTGCATATTTATTTTCAATTATGGTTTTTGAATGTGATGTTTTTGGCTCATGTTTTCAGTTACTTTATTTTAAAGAGAAGATGGAATTTGAGCCAGTGGGTGATAATAATCTTATCTCTCTTGGTTTTGGTCTATCTCGGACAGAAGGTATATGAGAGGGAGTATTATTTAATTTGGAATATTGATTTAGTTCCTGTTGCTCTGATTTTCATCTTGCTGGGAGTATGGACTAAGAATAATTTACATCAGTTAGAAAAGTATTTTTCAATTTACCTTTTACCGATTGGACTTATTCTTACCAATTATAGTAGTAAACTAAACTATCGAGTGAGTGGCCATCAAATTGTTGATTTGTATTATCAGCAAATTGGGAATCATTTCTTATTTTACTTGGCAGCTATTTCAGGAATTTGGAGTGTTCTTATATTTTTTAAAACAATTCCAGAGAGTTCCATTTTGAAATCAATCGGACAAAAAACGTTGATTTATTATGGAGTACATTCGCCGATAGTTCTGGTGTTAGTAGAAAAATTAGTTAAAGAATTGTCTACGAAATATACTGGAATTTTTGTTAATCAATATATAACGACAGTTTTTGTAGTTATATTAACAATTTTGGGCTGTGAATTGATAGTCAGGATGTTTAGAGGAACCAACTTTCCTTTTGGGATAAAAAGATTAGGAGAAAGAGATGAGTAG